One Fictibacillus halophilus genomic window, AGATAGAGAGTCGATCGAGCCTCCTCCTGAAGTAGTTGGTGGTGTTGATGCCGAGTATATCCATGGTGTTGCGAAGCTTGAAAAGCGACTATTGATCCTGCTCGATCTTGTTAAGGTTTTGAACCCAGAAAAGCTGGATGTTCAGCCTACAAAGGAGAGTATCCATTAAGATGGATTTTTTAAGAATTCAGCCTATTCATCTGGATGTTTTACGTGAGATCGGAAACATTGGAGCGGGGCATGCAGCGACAGCGTTATCAACGATGCTGAACAAAGCTGTTGATATGAAAGTCCCTTCAGTGAATGTCACCTCATTTGAAGAGATATCTGAGATGGTTGGCGGAGCAGAGAACGTTGTGGCTTCTGTATTCTTGAGAATCGTAGGCGATGCTCCCGGATGTATGTTCTTCATGCTTCCGGTAGATCAAGCTGAGAGACTTTTAGAAGATTTATTAGTCGGCCAAACAGTACAGCTAACAAACGGAGATGAATCTGACATTTCATTATCTGCTCTTCAGGAAGTAGGGAACATTCTATCAGGTTCATATCTGACATCGTTCTCTGATTTTACAGGGCTGAATTTACAGCCATCTGTACCTGCAACGAGTATTGACATGGCTGGAGCAATTTTGAGTTTTGGATTGTTCGAAGTATCTACTGTGAGCGATTATGCCATTGTTATAGATACTGCTTTTACAGATATAGAAAGACAAGACGAGGTAAAAGGTCACTTTTTTCTGTTGCCTGACCCTCTATCCTTCTCAAAAATTTTTCATGCATTAGGAGTTCCGTTGGATGAGTGAAATCATAAAGGTGGGAATCGCTGATATTAACCTCGTTTCCCCTCCAAACACAATTAGAACAACAGGTCTTGGTTCATGTGTGGGCGTCATACTCTTTGATCAAGTAAAAAAAATCGCAGGAATGGCGCATATCATGCTTCCGGATTCGTCGCTTTCAAAAACTCCTACGTTAAATGAAGGAAAGTATGCGGATACAGCCATTAGGAGTTTATATGACATGCTGATTAAGAGAGGTGCCAACGGAAAGACGTTAAAAGCAAAAATAGCTGGAGGCGCACAGATGTTTAAGTTCACCTCCGGAAGTGAAATGATGCGAATCGGTCCAAGAAACGTTGAACGTGTTAAAGAAGAACTGTCTGCACTTAAGATTCCTTTGTTAGCAAGTGATGTTGGAGGCTCTAGTGGAAGGACCATTGAGTTCAACCCTGAGAACACTTTATTAACGATTAAAACGGTTAATGCAGGAACAAAGGTAATATAAATACCAAAAAAACGAGGAGGATTACCATGACGGAGCCATCTTTATTAGAAGAACAATCTTGCTGGGAAAAGTGGAACACGAGTCGTGATCGAGAAGCAGGTGACGAACTGATGCGTGCTTATTTACCACTTGTCAATTATCACGTACAACGTATATCGGTTGGTTTGCCTAAAAGTGTTAACAAAGATGAACTCCGATCCCTCGGTATGCTAGGGTTATACGATGCTCTAAAAAAGTTCGAGCCTGAAAGAGATCTGAAATTTGATACATACGCTTCCTTTCGAATACGTGGGGCTATTTTAGACGGCTTACGAAGAGAAGATTGGCTTCCAAGAAGTTTAAGAGAAAAAACAAAAAAAGTTGAAGCTGCCATTGAAAGGCTAGAACAAGAAAATCTTCGTTCCGTTAGCGCAAAAGAAGTTGCTGATGAATTAGGATACTCAGAAAATGAAGTAACAACCGTTATGTCTGAAAGCTTCCTTGCCAATGTTTTATCAATTGATGAAGAGAACAAAGAAACGGAAAGTCGCGAAAAAGTTAGTTATACAATTGAAGACAAAAAAGCGATTACACCTGAAAATAGTTTGTTGCAGGAAGAACTTCATGGTGAGCTTGCATTAGTGATTAAAGAATTATCTGAGAAAGAGCAGCTTGTAGTCAGTTTGTTCTACTTTGAGGAATTAACATTGACTGAAATCGGACAAGTCCTTGGTCTATCTACATCCAGAATATCTCAAATACACTCAAGAGCTCTCTTTCGAATTCGACAGGTTCTACAACGATATATGTAAGGAGTAGGGATATGGATCAATGGTTTAATATTAAATTTGAAGATCGTGAAACACAGGCTCTTTTATTAAAAAATGAAGTTGAAATTCCATCTGGTGAAGTCACGTTTTCTAGACTTTTAGCTTGGATCGAATCGAAAGGTATAAGACACGGAATTCGAAATGAAGTATTGAGTTTAGTAGCAGAAACTCTAGATAGTTTCGCATTTCCCGCTGAGATTGCAAAAGGGAAACAACCGAGAGATGGAGAGCCTGCAAAACTTATACCCTCCTTCTCAAATGAGAAAAAACTTGATACAAACGAAAATGCGAAGCTTGATTTTAAACGACTTTTTACAATTCCTACAGCTGAGTTCGGAGAGATCTTAGCAAGGAAACAAAATGCAACTGAAGGCATAGCAGGAATAAGTGTTTTTGGAAAAGTGTTACCTGCAAAAAAAGGTAAAGATTTGTTAGTGAAAAATGGCGAAAATACCGTTTATAACGATAGTGAACAATGTGTCTATGCATCAGCGAGCGGAGAGGTTACTTTCCAGAATAATCGTGTAAACATTTATCCGGTTTATCGGGTAGATGGGGATGTTTCTTTAAAGACTGGACATATTGATTTTGTTGGAAATGTTCATATAAGCGGTGACGTACCTTCAGGATTTAAAATATCAGCAAAAGGTGATGTTAGAGTCGAAGGAGTCGTTGAAGCAGCAGATATTACTACAGATGGGAACGTTGTTATAGGTGGCGGTGTTTTAGGTCAAGGTAAAGGAACGGTTCGTTGTGGAGGAGACTTCACTTCCCTTTATATAAGTCAAGGAAATGTATACGCCCGAGGAAACATAATGGTAGCACAAACAATTCTTCACAGTCATTGTGAGGCAGAATCGAACGTTACATGTACGAGCGGTAAAGGAAATATATCAGGTGGCACCTGTATTGCGGGAAATGGAATTTCAGCGAATGATATAGGAAATGATACGAACTCCAAAACGTTATTATACATAAAGACAAATGATAGAATGGAGAAAGAGATCATACAACATGAACAAAAGATTCTTGAACTGCAAAAGAATTTGGAGAAATTAAATCATTTAAAGATCGTGTTGATCCAGAAAAATACAGATCAACAAACGATTAATCGAATTGTAAATACGATTTCTCAATCGAACCATGAGATTGTTGAGCTTCAAAAGGAAATTGAGAAATGTAAAAATTCTTCACAGTCTTCTATCCAAATAAAAGGCACGCTTCACCCAAATGTTGAGATCTGTATCGGAAAATATAAACGAAAAATTCAATCTCCATTCAGTGCAGCGAAAGTATT contains:
- a CDS encoding chemotaxis protein CheC — protein: MDFLRIQPIHLDVLREIGNIGAGHAATALSTMLNKAVDMKVPSVNVTSFEEISEMVGGAENVVASVFLRIVGDAPGCMFFMLPVDQAERLLEDLLVGQTVQLTNGDESDISLSALQEVGNILSGSYLTSFSDFTGLNLQPSVPATSIDMAGAILSFGLFEVSTVSDYAIVIDTAFTDIERQDEVKGHFFLLPDPLSFSKIFHALGVPLDE
- a CDS encoding chemotaxis protein CheD, whose translation is MSEIIKVGIADINLVSPPNTIRTTGLGSCVGVILFDQVKKIAGMAHIMLPDSSLSKTPTLNEGKYADTAIRSLYDMLIKRGANGKTLKAKIAGGAQMFKFTSGSEMMRIGPRNVERVKEELSALKIPLLASDVGGSSGRTIEFNPENTLLTIKTVNAGTKVI
- a CDS encoding FliA/WhiG family RNA polymerase sigma factor, giving the protein MTEPSLLEEQSCWEKWNTSRDREAGDELMRAYLPLVNYHVQRISVGLPKSVNKDELRSLGMLGLYDALKKFEPERDLKFDTYASFRIRGAILDGLRREDWLPRSLREKTKKVEAAIERLEQENLRSVSAKEVADELGYSENEVTTVMSESFLANVLSIDEENKETESREKVSYTIEDKKAITPENSLLQEELHGELALVIKELSEKEQLVVSLFYFEELTLTEIGQVLGLSTSRISQIHSRALFRIRQVLQRYM
- a CDS encoding FapA family protein, coding for MDQWFNIKFEDRETQALLLKNEVEIPSGEVTFSRLLAWIESKGIRHGIRNEVLSLVAETLDSFAFPAEIAKGKQPRDGEPAKLIPSFSNEKKLDTNENAKLDFKRLFTIPTAEFGEILARKQNATEGIAGISVFGKVLPAKKGKDLLVKNGENTVYNDSEQCVYASASGEVTFQNNRVNIYPVYRVDGDVSLKTGHIDFVGNVHISGDVPSGFKISAKGDVRVEGVVEAADITTDGNVVIGGGVLGQGKGTVRCGGDFTSLYISQGNVYARGNIMVAQTILHSHCEAESNVTCTSGKGNISGGTCIAGNGISANDIGNDTNSKTLLYIKTNDRMEKEIIQHEQKILELQKNLEKLNHLKIVLIQKNTDQQTINRIVNTISQSNHEIVELQKEIEKCKNSSQSSIQIKGTLHPNVEICIGKYKRKIQSPFSAAKVFIEEKEIVVHTL